AGAAAGCATTGGAGCGTATCTGCCAAATTCGCCATATCGATATGGACCATGATTTTGCCTTGGTTTGTCGCGATTTATCAGAGCTTTCCGAATACGCGAAAGTTGATAACACGGCATTTCGCTTAATGAAAAACAATACGCCGGGCGCTTATACCTTTATCTTCAAAGCGACTAAAGAAGTTCCGCGCCGCCTGATGAATCCGAAAAAGAAAACCATCGGTATCCGCATCCCAGACAACGCAATCGCACAAGCCCTTTTGGAAGAATTGGGTGAACCACTAATGTCGACCACCTTAATTATGCCGGGTGAAGCGATGGCGGAATACGATCCCGAACATATCCGCGATATTCTTGAAAAACGCGTCGATTTAATTCTCAACGGTGGTTACTTAGGCGAGCATCCAACAACAGTGATTGATTTTTCCGAGGGTGAAGTGGAAGTCTTACGTGTTGGCGAAGGCGATGCTGAGCCATTTAGTTCATAAGCTACAAAGAATTTAGTACTTTCATGGAACAGCAAGAGTTACCCCTTGCGATGATCAGGGGGGAAGCATTCGTTGATAAACCCTCAGATCTTTACATTCCTGATGCGGCGTTAGAAATTCGCTTAGATGAATTTGAAGGGCCGCTTGATTTATTGCTGTACCTGATCAAAAAACAAAAGTTTGATATCGCCGACTTGCCGATAGCGCCAATCACCGCCCAGTATTTTAGTTATATTGAGCAAATGGAACAGCAACAAATGGACTTGTCGGCCGAATACTTAGTGATGGCGGCAACCCTCGCTCATATTAAATCCAAATTGCTGCTGCCCACCATTGAAGTGGAGGAAGACGAAGACGATCCGCGTGCTGAACTGGTTAAACGGTTGCAGGAATATCAGCAAATTAAAACTGCTGCTTATGAGCTTTCGCATTTGCCGCGAGAAGAGCGTGATTTCTTTATTAAAGGCTATGGCGAGCTGCACGAGCAGCCAACCAAGTTTGATGAAGTATCACTCGCCGACTTAGTTAGTGCTTTTCAGCGAGTGCTAAAAAGCCAAGCCAATTTTGAGCATCATCACGTGCAACGAGAAGCGATTGCTACTCACGTTAAAATGGCGCACATTTTATCGATATTGGCGTCAACGGTAGAGCCGCAAACCTTAGTGCAATTGCTGATCGTTGAAGAAGGGCGACAAGGCGCAGTGGTAACATTTCTGGCGCTACTGGAATTATTAAAACTACAAAAAATTAGCTGCGATATAGTAGCTGAACAGCTTTATGTGCAACTAAATACAGCTTAACGTTTAACAACCAATGACAACTGATATCGACACTCCAGCCAGCAATAATACAACCAACAACAATACAACTAAGCTTAGCGTCATGCTTGAAGCCTTGATTTTTGCGGCAGAAAAACCGCTAACACCAAAGCAATTGCGCAGCCATATTCAAGAGCAAACTGGGCGAGGTTTTACCTTAAAAGCGATTAAAGACGAGCTGGCAGCGCTAGTCACTACTTATCAAAATCGCGGTATTCAACTGGCAATGGTGGCTGGCGGTTATCGTTTTCAAACAAATACTGAAGTAAAACCATTAATTCAGTCGATCCAAAAAGAGAAAACCAGTAAAATCTCGCCGGCGATGATGGAGACCCTAGCAGTAATTGCCTACAAGCAACCCATCACGCGCGCAGAAATTGAAGAAATTCGCGGAGTTGCGGTAAGTAGTTATATAATAAAAACACTTACTGAACGCGCTTGGGTAAAAACTGACGGTTATAAAGAGGTGCCAGGTCGACCAGCACTTTATGTCACAACACCTGAGTTTTTAGCGTATTTTGGCTTGAACTCCCTAACTCAGCTACCTGAGTTAATGCCAATTAGCCAAGCCGATCATGCTAGCCATGCTGTTGAAGCGTCGCTACTGGAGCACGAGAGCTAGCAATAAAACTAGCAATCAAGCTCACAAGCAGTAACTAAAAGCAGCACAAAACAAATATGTTGTTAATGAGTCAGAAGTGCATAACTACTGACGTATCGAGATAAAGACCTATGTCTGAAAAATTACAGAAAGTGCTTGCGCGAGCAGGTAAAGGATCCCGCCGAGAAATGGAAGCGGTGATCAGCGCAGGACGCGTCAGTGTGAACGGTAAAACAGCATTCCTTGGCGATCGTGTCGAAGGAACAGAGCAGATACGAGTTGACGGTCATCAGGTCAACATCAAACCCGAGCAAGAGCAAATTTGTCGCGTGTTAATGTACAACAAGCCGGAAGGTGAAATGTGTACGCGCAAAGACCCAGAAGGTCGCCCAACAGTATTTGATCGCCTACCACCGTTAGAAAATGGTCGTTGGATAGCCGTGGGTCGTTTAGATATTAACACCTCAGGTATGTTGTTATTCACCACAGATGGTGAGCTTGCCAACCGTTTAATGCACCCATCGCACAAAATTGAGCGTGAATATGCGGTGCGCATATTTGGTGAAGTAGACGAGGCGATGTTGCAGCGTTTACGCCACGGCGTAAAACTGGAAGATGGCCCTGCCAAGTTCCAACAAATTATGTATCGTGGTGGTGAAGGCCGTAATCACTGGTTCCATGTGGTGCTTTCCGAAGGTCGTAACCGCGAAGTCCGCCGTTTATGGGAAAGCCAAGACGTTCAAGTGAGCCGCTTAATTCGCGTGCGCTACGGTGATATCGAATTGCAACGTCAACTGCCAGTGGGCGGTTGGACAGAGCTTGGCTTAAAAGATGTCAACTATTACCGCAAAGCGGTGCAGCTTAAGCCAGAGACTGATTCGAAAGTGAAAGTGAACGAGAAGATGATCGACAACGCTAAGAATCGCCGTATTCGTCGCAGCGTTAAGAAGCATCAACAACGCCACAAACAATCGGTGCGCCGCAACCGCAAGTAGCTTTTTCGTGTAAGCGCTTGTGGCTAGCGCTTGTTGTAAAAAATAGCCAAAATACCAAAACAGCCTTTCTGCTTGCAGATGGGCTGTTTTAGTTTCTGGCGTAACTTGCTATTCTTCATTCCCTTAAAAGCGCCTGACAGTTTCTCTTTACTTGGGAAAAATTTGTACTTAGAGAAATTTGCATTCAGTAAATACGTTGTCGAATGCAACCAGTAAAGAGCTTAGTTAATCAAACGATATAAATATTCAGAATTTAAAAAGGTGTGCTTGCGTGCAAAAACGTTTTATCCAAACCCAAGCCGAATTTACTGCCCTATGTGAGTCATTATCAGCCGCTGAGCTGCTAACCGTGGATACCGAATTCGTTCGTACTCGAACCTTAGTGCCTAAGCTTGGTTTATTGCAAGTGTGCGATGGCGAGCAAGTCGCGCTGATTGACCCATTGGCACTAGACGATTTATCACCTTTTTGGCAATTGTTGGAAAATCCAGCCATCACTAAGGTGTTGCATGCGTGCTCTGAAGACTTAGAAGTTTTTCTGACAGCAGGTGCTAAGCCGCCACAAAACCTGATTGATAGCCAAGTGATGATGACTTTCTTAGGCCATGGCTTATCACTAGGGTATGCGGCCATGGTTAAGCATTATTTAGATATCGAGCTGGATAAGTCGGAATCGCGCACCGATTGGACGAAGCGACCATTGACTGATAATCAGCTGAAATACGCTGCCGCCGATGTTGAGCATTTGTATACGCTATTCCCTAAACTCTTGGCTGATATTGAAGCGAAGGGGTGGTTAGCGGCTAGCCAGCAAGAATCAGCCAATATGATTGCGAAAAAGTATCAGGCAATTGACCCAGACACGCTTTATCAAAACGTTAAATTGGCGTGGAAGTTATCACCTAAGCAGCTTAATAACCTTAAATTTTTAGCCAGTTGGCGCTATCAAAAAGCAGTGACGAAAGATCAGCCACTCAGTTTTATTGCTAAAGATCACACCTTGCAGCTAGTGGCGCAGCGTTCGCCGATGAGTGCCCGCGCGATGGCAAATATTGAAGGGGTGGAAGCGCTAGACGTACGGTATCAAGGTAAGGCGATGATTAACGTGCTTAAGCAAGCAGCGCAAACACCAGAAGACGCATACCCTGCAAAACTGCGCCGCTTGGATGAATACCCAGGTTACAAACAAACCTTTAAGCAAGTGAAACACTTTCTACAGCTAGTGGCTGATAAGCACGAGTTAGCAATTGAATGTTTGGCCTCAAAAAAACAGATTAACCAGTTTCTATCGTTTTACTTTAAATTGAACGGCGCCGACCAATCACAAGCGGCAGTTGAATTGATCAACTCATGGCGTAAGCCAATTGCAGGTGATGCGTTGATTGACTTTGCTGATCGCGGTTTTAAGTAGTCGTTGTTTTAAGTAGCTGGGGATTCAAGCAGCTACTGTATCAAGTAACAATCTCACTTAGCACTTGATAGTTGCTATCCCTACATCTAATTAATAGCGCCAAATCATCACTGTTTGGCGCCATTTCAATTACTAACAATTATCAGCCACTAATGATAAACATACACCGCCCGACATGTTATATTGCGGCCTCTATTGTTTTTCCATTAATAGGCTGAAAAAAATGCCAAGTGCGCCGACTGGATTATGTGCGGTTTACCGTAGTCCGAAAAAAGACCAAACTTACCTCTTTGTTAACAAACGCGACGATTTCTCTGACGTGCCAGAAGCCTTAATGAAAACCTTTGGCACACCTGTGTTAGTGACCATGGTGAATTTAACCAAGCAGGAAAAGCTGGCACTGGCAGATATTGATAAAGTGAAAGAAAGCTTGAGTGAACAAGGTTTCTATCTTCAGCTACCACCACCACAAGAAAATTTGCTCGACCAACATAAAGAAATGTTAAAACAACAAGGCAAAACTATTGCTTCGGAAGAATAAGCTGGCATTCAGCTATTCCAGTAACAATAGTGTCTTTGCCTATATAAAAAGAGCTGAGAAGAGCCAGCAAGTAAAAATTACCCAATATTAGCAGCCCCGAATATTAAAAATAATAAGGACGCGTAATGAATCGTTTTTATCATCAAATTATCAACAGTCGTTTTCTTAAAACCGCCTCAGTAATTGCTATGTTAGCGGGCTCGGTAAGTTTACCTCAATTAGCGATGGCAAACGCTGATAATGTCGCTAACCAAGAACAAGCCAAGCCAAGTTATGAAACTTACGTTGAACAGTTAAAAGCTGAAGCGTTAGCAAAAGGCTTTAGCCAAACCTTTGTTGACCAAACCTTTGCCAATATCACCTTTTATAAGCGCGCGGTAAAAGCGGATCGCAATCAGCCTGAGCGCGTTGAAACTCTTGATACTTACTTACCAAAACGCTTACCAAAATGGAAAGTTGACCGCGCCCGTAGGCTTTATAAAGAGCACAAAGAACTATTGACCAAAGTGGGTGAAGAATATGGTGTACAGCCGCGCTTTATTGTCGCCTTATGGGGGCTTGAAACCAACTTTGGCAAAATTATGGGTAACTACAACGTCGTTTCTGCACTATCAACACTAGCGTATGAAGGTCGCCGCGAGGCCTTCTTTAAAAAGCAACTTTGGGCAGCCTTGACCATTTTGGATGAAGGTCATATCAAAGTTGATAACATGAAAGGCTCTTGGGCTGGTGCCATGGGGCAAAACCAATTTATGCCAACCTCGTTTATCAGCTATGCGGTTGATGGCGATGGCGATGGTAAAAAAGATATCTGGGGGAATCAGGCAGATGTATTTGCCTCTATGGCTAACTACCTAAAATCTGAAGGTTGGAATGATGACCTAACATGGGGCCGACAGGTCAAATTACCAGAAGGTTTCGATATTTCACTGGCGATCCCTAAAAATACCGGCAGCCGTAAAAATTGGTTAAAAGCGTGGGCAAATACCGAAAAGACCTTGCAAGAATGGCAAGAGCTAGGCATTCGTCGCACCGATGGCACCGCATTGCCAAAAGTCGATGTTAAAGCGGCATTAGTTTTCCCTGACGACGAGAAAGGGCGTGCTTACCTAGCATACGATAACTACAAAAGCTTAATGCACTGGAACTTGTCGTACTACTTTGTTAGCTCGGTAGGGCACTTATCGGATCATATAAAGTTTCCACCCATTAAGTAGTTAGCACTAACACCTAAATAGTTGTCGTGCTGGAAGGTTGGGTAACAGGAGCAGTAAATGATAAACAATTATCAACATAAGGATATTAACGGTGCAGCGATTGATTTGCCTATTGGCAAGGTCGTTTGCGTTGGGCAGAACTATCTTGACCATATTCAGGAAATGAACAGCATTGCCAACGAAGAGGCGGTGCTGTTTTTAAAACCGAATACGACGCTTTGTGCTTTGGCTGAGCCTTTGGTTATTCGTGACGATCGCGGTGAATGCCATAACGAAGTAGAAGTGACGATTCTGATCAAACAAATCTTGTCCAATGCTTCAATTGAAGAAGTTGATGATGCGATTTGGGGATGCGGCATTGGTTTAGACTTAACCTTGCGTGATGTGCAAAAAGAGTTAAAGCAATTAGGGCGACCATGGGAGCGCTCAAAGTCATTTGATTTATCAGCGCCGATGTCACCGTTTATCAAGCTTGAAGAGGTTAAAGCGCAAGGTCACGACTTAACGAATATTACTTTTGGTTTAAGCGTGAATAATGAGCTTAGGCAGCAAGGCAATACTGAACTGATGATGCGCAGCATGCGCGATTTATTGGTGATTATTAGCCGCGAATTTACCTTATTGCCGGGCGATATTGTGATGACAGGTACTCCCAAAGGCGTTGCGCCACTGGTTAGCGGCGATCAGCTAAACTTAACCTTACTTAACCATCAGTTTTCAACACAAGTAGCCTAACTTAAACAAGCTCAAGCCGATTATCGCAATCGGCTTCGCTTAAGCAGCTTAGTTTAAACTTGGTTAAACTAAGCTCACTTAAACTAGGCTTGGTAAATAGGATGAAACAGGAAAAGATTCATCGCCGAAGAGTGTGTATAATGCGCCGCTCCTAGTTTTCTTTATACGTTAACTTTCTTAATCCGTTATTTTTCTATAACCAAAAGGCAGATACAGCAACTATGGCGAAGCAAGCAAAATCAGCTAAACCAAAGAAACCAGCAGTAAAAAACACACCTGATATTAAACCATTTTGGGAAGTAAAATCGCTGGAAGAGATGACTCGACAAGAATGGGAGTCATTATGTGACGGCTGTGCCAAATGTTGTCTGCATAAATTTATCGAGGACGATGAAACGGAAGAACACGACGAGCTAAAACCAACCGACTATATCAACGAAGGTGAGCAAATGTTGTATTCCAATATTGCTTGCCATCTACTCAATGATAAAACCTGTGGCTGTACCCAATACGCAAAACGCACTCAATTAGTACCGGATTGCGTGCGCCTGACTCAAGACAACCTAGACGATGTGTTCTTTATGCCGCCAAGCTGCACCTATCGTCGCTTGCGTGAAGGTCGCGGTATGCCAAGTTGGCACCCGCTATTGCATAAAGGCAAAAAAGCAGCCATGCACAAAGCAGGGATGTCTGTACGCGGTAAAATCCTTAAAGACAATGAAGTCGATTTATCGTTTTATGAAGACTATATCGTCACTTGGCCGCTGGATGATATTGATTAGCGCAAGCTAACTATTTACCACCAGCGATATCAACAAAAGAGCCTGTTACAAAAGAAGCCTGGTTTGATAAAAGAAACGCTATAGCCGCAGCAACTTCTTCTGGACTGCCCCCACGTTGCAATGGAATTTGTTGTTTAACTCGCTCGACTCTATTTGCTTCGCCACCGTCAGCGTGCATTTCTGTATAAATAAATCCAGGGCGGACACAGTTCACCCGAATGTTTTTACCAGCTACCTCAAACGATAAGCCTTTTGTTAGCGTATCTATAGCTCCTTTTGATGCGGCATAATCCACATACTCATGAGGAGAACCGAGCCTGGCGGCTGCAGACGAAACATTGACGATTGAGCCACCATTTACCATTCTTTTTATTGCTTCTCTGCTACATAAAAAGTAGCTAGTGACATTGGTTGTCAGCATTTTATTAATTCTATCCGCTGTCATCTCGGAAACAGGCATTTGTGGCAGTAAAATTCCTGCGTTGTTTACTAAATGCGTAACTTTTCCCAATGTTTCGTCGATCTTCTGAAAAAGAATATTTACCTCGTTCTCCTGCGATACATCGGCTTGCAGTGCTATAGCAGAACCTCCATTTTGTTGTATTTCAGTGACCACTTTAATGGCTTCTGACTCATTTGAACGGTAATTCACACAGACCGAGTAGCCTTGTTTTCCTAAATAGATAGAAGTTGCGGCACCAATTCCTCGGCTACCTCCTGTCACTAAAACAACTTTGCTCATTAAACTTCCTTTTGAAACATTGTAGTGGTCAACTTAAATTGGCCACGGTTTTGTATTCAAGCCAGTATCTTTTCTCTGACTCATTTGGGGTTAAACCAGCATTGTAGTGATGCGGCCTAACTGAGCTGTAATAACCAACAATATAGTGTGTTATTTCAGCTCTAGCTTCAGTAAAGGAACGGTAACCCGTTGTGGGTATCCATTCTGTTTTTAAACTTCTAAAGAATCGCTCCATCGGGCTATTATCCCAACAATTACCACGGCGACTCATGCTTTGCTTTATCTGACAACGCCATAGCAATTGACGGTAGCTTCGGCTGGTGTAATGCGTCCCTTGGTCGCTATGGAACATCACACCTTTAGGCTTACCACGCATCTCATAAGCCATCATCAGTGCTTTGCTCGTCAATGCTGTATCAGGCGATAGAGACATTGCCCAACCAATCGGTTTTCTCGCAAATAAATCAATAACAACTGCTAAATAAGCCCAGCGATTGCCAACCCAGATATACGTAACATCACCGCACCAAACCTGATTCGGCTTAACCACATCAAACTGCTGATTGAGATGGTTAGGTATCGCCACATGCTCTTGATTTACTTTTCTATAACGGTGCTTCGGTAACTGGCAACTCACCAAGCCTAAACGTTTCATATAGCCTGTCGCCCTGAAACGTGAAATATCATAGCCACGGTCTATCGCTATCGTGGATATTGTACGAGAACCCGCTGCGCCATTACTTTCACGGTGGATTTGCTTAACGACAGCGATTTCTTTTAATTGCTTGCTATTCGGCTTCTTAGAGCGCTTATTCCAATACTTAAAGCTACTGCGATGAACATTAAATGTTTGGCAAATGGTGAATTCCGCATAGCTCTCTTTGAGTCGTTTAATTAGTTTAAATTGTTCATCGAGTCCGACATCAAGAGAGCGGTAGCCTTTTTTAGAATTTCCTTTTCTAATTCAATGCGTTTTATCTTTTTCTCAAGCTCTTTAATCTTACACTGCTCTGGTGTCATTGGGCTGGCTTTGCTGGTGATGCCTTTGCGTTCATTACGAAGCTGACGCACCCACTTATCCATTGTCGACTTACCAACGCTCATCGCTTCTGCTGCTTCTCGAACGGAATAACCTTGATCAACAACTAATTGAGCAGCTTCTAACCGAAATTCTGGTGTGAAATTACGTTTGCCTGTTCTTGTCATTTTGTCACCTAATCAATTTTATGAGGTGATGATACCACCTCTAACTAGGTGGCCAAATTTGTTATACCACTACACATAAAGTGAAAAATACATAGCGACCAATAATAACGGGCAAATATATACGTACAAAGCCCTTAGCTAATGCTTGAATAGGTTTTCAAGGTAACCGCTGCTTTACTGCAAATAATCAATATCATATTCATTATCTATCAGCCATCCTGTTTACCTCTCACTGTCTTTAATGTGCGGATTGTCGACAATAAGTGTAAAGAATGGTTTTTAAAAGCCTTTAATATGTTTTAATTGGTTTTTGTGTCGACAAAAATGACTGGGGGAGGTGTGGGTTTGAACTTTTACAATATTTTTGGAGTTATTAATACACTCTTTATTATCGTTAGTTTGTATGGTGTGCATTCTCAACTTAGAACGATATGGAAACGAAAAGAGTCGAGTAATTCGTATGAGCGACCGACATCACTGTTATCGTTAAATCAATTCACGGTAAGTTATTTAGCTTACTTGTCATTCTTTATATACGGGTATTCAATAGAGCCGTTTAATCACTACATTGTTTGGCCCCGGTTAATTGCATCAGTGCTAGTTGCGTTAATTTTATTTGAAATTTGGCAAGACCGACAATCAAGCCATGCTAAAGGTAGCTTTAACATGGCTTGTATAACACTCTTGTTTGCTATCGCAGGCCTATTTATAGGAGAAACAATAACTGATCAGAGCAGGTATATTTCGACGACCATAATTGTGGTTGTATCAATTCTGATAGCTCAAGGGTACTTCCATCAAATCAAGCTAATTATCCGTTCAGGTAGCACAGGGGCTGTTGATTTAAAGATGAGTCAATTTATCTTAATGATGGATATTTCAACCATCGCATTCGCGTTAAGTATGGGGTTAAAGCAAGGTTGGCCGCTGCTTTTATTGGCGATTACGAGTGGAGTTACCAAAGTAATCATTATGTTTTTATTTAAATGGGTAAAAACAAGTTCTACTGCCGAAAAGCGAAGGCACATTGTTGAAACTTAAAAGCGCATGTGCTGGATATTATGTAGAAGTGACGAAAGCGTCTTATTTGCTCTGAGCAGGCTATTCACCCGATTACTTTTACACCCAAAACGGTCATCTAACATAGGCCTTTAATTAACAATAAGATTCAGCTAGGTAAAAAATTGGCGTCAGCACTACGAACGTTATAGACTTTGCCATCTTCAAATAAAAATAATGTAAAGATTATAGTTTCACCCCATGGAGCAAAAATGAAATTATTAAAAAACGCGGCGCTCAAAGCCTTGATAAGTGGTGCCTTGTTTACTGTCGCGAGTACGCCGCTAATCGCCAGTGAATCTCCTATTACGCCAGCACAAAAAGAAACTGCGCAGCAATTAATGGTGACAGCGCTTAAAAGCGAGTTAGGTTTTAGTATTGTTGAGTCATTAACGACGGAAATTGGCCCACGCCTAGGTGGCTCAGAAGCGGAAAAACGCGCGCGTGACTGGGGTGCTAAATTAGGCAAAGAGTTAGGTTTTGATAAAGTTGCGATTGAAGAATTTACCATGCCGTTTTGGGATCGTGGTCACTTACATATTGCGCTAACATCACCTTACAACCAAGAATTATACGGCTCTGCACTTGGCGGTGCCGCGCCTAGTGATAAAGAGATCAATGCGCCTATTGTTTACTTTAGAGATATTCACGCATTAACCGCCATTAAAGATGGCAGCTTAGAAGGCAAGGTAGCCTTTGTTGATGGCGAGCCAATGGTAAAAAGCCAAACAGGTGCTGGTTACAGCCCGTCAAACCAAAAACGTCGCATTGGATGGCAACATGCTGAGCGCGGCGGTGCTAGCGCACTAGTGATTCGCTCGGTTGGCTCTGATTCTCACCGTTTCCCGCATACTGGCATGATGAGTAAAAATGGCGATAAGTGGGCGAATATCCCCGTAATTGCGATTTCTAACCCTGATGCCGACCACTTACGCCGTTTACACAACCTAAACAAGCCGTTAGCGATTTCACTGCACTCTGGCTCTGATTGGAAAGGCGAAGTCACCAGCGGTAACGTTGTACTAGATATTATCGGCAGTGAAAAGCCAGAGGAAATTATCCTAATAGGTGGTCACTTAGATAGTTGGGATTTAGGTACTGGTGCGGTTGATGATGGTGCGGGTGTGGCGATCACCACTGCCGCCGCTAAGTTAATTGCCAATTTACCAAAACGTCCAAAACGTACTATTCGTGTGGTGATGTTCGGTGCTGAAGAAGTGGGCTTATTAGGCGCATTTGCTTATGCGAAAAAGCACGAAGCAAACCTTCACAATCACGTATTAGCGACAGAGTCTGACTTTGGTGCACGCAATATCTGGCGACTTGTTTCTAACGTTAACCCAGAAGCGACCAAACTAGTTGATGAAATTGCTAAAATCATTGCACCACTAGGTATTGTGCGCGGTGGTTCAGATGTTAAAGG
This Thalassotalea euphylliae DNA region includes the following protein-coding sequences:
- a CDS encoding M20/M25/M40 family metallo-hydrolase, yielding MKLLKNAALKALISGALFTVASTPLIASESPITPAQKETAQQLMVTALKSELGFSIVESLTTEIGPRLGGSEAEKRARDWGAKLGKELGFDKVAIEEFTMPFWDRGHLHIALTSPYNQELYGSALGGAAPSDKEINAPIVYFRDIHALTAIKDGSLEGKVAFVDGEPMVKSQTGAGYSPSNQKRRIGWQHAERGGASALVIRSVGSDSHRFPHTGMMSKNGDKWANIPVIAISNPDADHLRRLHNLNKPLAISLHSGSDWKGEVTSGNVVLDIIGSEKPEEIILIGGHLDSWDLGTGAVDDGAGVAITTAAAKLIANLPKRPKRTIRVVMFGAEEVGLLGAFAYAKKHEANLHNHVLATESDFGARNIWRLVSNVNPEATKLVDEIAKIIAPLGIVRGGSDVKGGGPDIIPLDNKGVPTIRLSQEGTDYFDLHHTPDDTLDKINPDELAQNVAAYAATIYLFADTNVDLKAKR